From the genome of Vicia villosa cultivar HV-30 ecotype Madison, WI linkage group LG2, Vvil1.0, whole genome shotgun sequence, one region includes:
- the LOC131648345 gene encoding uncharacterized protein LOC131648345 codes for MGMIGETVDSIKSLQIRQVLTQGVSLGMIVTSALIIWKALMCITGSESPVVVVLSGSMEPGFKRGDILFLHMSKEPIRAGEIVVFNVDGREIPIVHRVIKVHERADNGEVDVLTKGDNNYGDDRLLYAHGQLWLQRHHIMGRAVGFLPYVGWVTIIMTEKPIIKYILIGALGLLVITSKE; via the exons ATGGGTATGATCGGTGAGACTGTGGATTCTATCAAATCTCTTCAGATCCGTCAGGTCCTCACTCAGGGTGTTAGTCTTG GCATGATTGTTACTTCTGCACTGATAATATGGAAGGCATTGATGTGCATCACCGGCAGTGAATCtcctgttgttgttgttctttctgGAAGTATGGAACCGGGATTCAAGCGG GGGGATATCTTGTTCTTACACATGAGTAAGGAGCCAATTCGCGCAGGGGAGATTGTTGTATTTAATGTAGAT GGACGAGAGATTCCAATCGTTCATCGTGTAATTAAG GTACACGAAAGGGCTGATAATGGGGAGGTCGATGTTCTCACAAAAG GAGATAACAATTACGGTGATGACAGGCTTCTGTACGCCCATGGTCAGCTTTGGCTGCAAAGGCACCACATTATGGGTAGAGCTGTCGG GTTCTTACCTTATGTTGGCTGGGTGACAATTATCATGACGGAAAAACCTATCATCAAG TATATTCTCATCGGTGCTTTGGGGTTGCTCGTGATAACTTCGAAAGAGTAA